A genomic region of Pontibaca methylaminivorans contains the following coding sequences:
- a CDS encoding DUF2849 domain-containing protein translates to MASRPFTPKVVTANDLLIGDVIYQTADDTWTRELALAEVLTDEADAQLRLLHAERQQHRLSGAYLADVVATPEGPRPAHFREGFRARGPSNRPHGKQEHLSHV, encoded by the coding sequence ATGGCTTCCCGTCCCTTCACCCCCAAGGTCGTCACCGCCAATGATCTTCTGATCGGTGACGTGATCTACCAGACCGCCGACGACACATGGACGCGCGAGCTTGCGCTGGCCGAAGTCCTTACCGACGAGGCCGATGCCCAGCTGCGCCTGCTTCATGCCGAACGCCAGCAGCATCGCCTGTCCGGCGCCTATCTGGCCGATGTCGTCGCCACGCCCGAGGGCCCCCGGCCCGCGCATTTCCGCGAAGGCTTTCGCGCGCGCGGCCCCTCGAACCGTCCGCACGGCAAGCAGGAGCATCTTTCCCATGTATGA